GAGAACCAGGACCTCCTGGTCCGAGGGGGCCACCGGGTGAGCGCGGTGGCGGCAAAACCACCTACCCCACCACAACCGGAGCTACCGGAGGGGATAACGGTGAATCAGACGGTGCCAACTCCACGGCCAACGGCTTCAGGATCGCTTTTTACGTCGGCCTGAAGAACCCTCACGAGGGATACGAGGTGTTAAAGTTTGACGACGTGATTACAAACTTGGGCAACCACTACGACGCAAGCACCGGGAAGTTCACCTGCCATGTGTCCGGGATCTATTTCTTCACCTACCATGTGTTGATGCGGGGAGGGGACGGGACGAGCATGTGGGCCGACCTGTGCAAGAACGGACAGGTAATGTGAGAGCGCCAACTGTGCCGTTTTTATACCTTTAACGTATCGTTCTCCACACCAAAATCACTAAACTGTAGATTTTACGCACAAAAAGCGCACAAACTCGCCTGTTACTTGATGTTTATTCTTATATAACTGCAGATCGTAATTATTCATACATTGTGTCATGATTTGAAGGTAACGTCAGAGATATTTTTGGTCCAGTCGAGATGTCTGCGCGCTCTGTTTGGCTGTCAAGCTCGTGCGCAAATGGTTCAGCTGGACGAGGAGTCAGAAATGAGACTGAACAGCATCagtgttcaaaataaaagccgcAAAATTCATATTTGCATGAGGCTTTGTGTCAAATTTAactttatattattatttattactattCTGTAATGAGTAGTTGTgggattaaaggagcagtatgtagtTTCGGGGAAGACATtgaatgatttttctttctacCTCAACAGacgaaataaacaaactgtctttgttttcatgactgaataaatttaacaaacaaactgaccttaaaggacattacagtttttgtttttttatatgtggcggactctgccaccactctagtttcaaacagtatTCTTGAGACCCTATTTTCtccaagaacagcttgtttaatgCAGTTATGGAAATAATCAACATTCCTGTGTTTGTactattacctcattaataatcaagttcaaatgtattttcccAGTCTCGTCCCTTTAACATCTAATTTACCAAACAGCCATCAATACAGCAGGTACTTTCAGTCCATTCATGCACCAAATGCTATTTTTAAGGCTGCACCACTGCTATTTCACTCTGCCTCTCAGGCACACATGAACTTTTCTTCTCAGTTTCCACCTCCATCGTCTCTTTTCCCCCCCGCAGGTGAGGGCCAGCGCCATCGCCCAGGACGCCGACCAGAACTACGACTACGCCAGCAACAGCGCCGTGCTGCACTTAGACTCTGGGGACGAGATCTATGTAAAGCTGGACGGCGGCAAAGCTCACggaggcaacaacaacaagtacaGCACCTTCTCCGGCTTCATCTTATACCCCGATTAAACAACGCGCAGATCCATGGACAGTAATCATCACTGAAAAACGGTTTCCATTCGAGTGTATGGTCCAATATGTCTCTCCTGTTTTGAAGATAGGTGCTACGATGCACAGGCTTACCCGCCACTGTGTGTTTGGTTAGTGAAAGACCTTTTGTATATGTATTTGATTTACGTTaagttcagctgctgcactgtcATCAGACTATAATACCATGGGAAAGCTAATGGTCCGGGTGGTGAGAGCATGCCAGCAATTACAGACACAACATCCCGTAAACAGAACCGAGCTGAGAAAGCGTGTTATTTCTCATGTTTCTTTGATTTAAGGTGAACATGTTTGTGGGGAAATGAGGCCTGACTGGCTGTTTACAGTCTTAGAGGTTCTTACGaagcactgtgtgtgttattgatgTTTCATATATTAGGCTGAAATGGCAAAATAATTTAATGGTGGTGTCAAATGAATGTTTGAGAGTAAACCTTAGCCAGCAGTGTGTGGTTTTGAGGCCCGGTCATACcagtatttaaaggtgcactatgtagttttggattTTCAGAacagaaagatcttcattgactcaTTTATAACCAAACACACCAGATAAAcacactgtctttgttttcatgactgaataaactgaataaacaaactcaactTAATatagttttactttgtttacatgtggcggaccctgctacctttctagcttcaaacagtgttctggggaccttgttttcctctgagatcaacttgtttattcagttatttaaaagagtttgtatcattacctcattaatcttgtaaatattgaaattctgagtttgaatttttcaGTTTCAATCTCGTGGGGAAATTACATGCAAGATTGTAATGTCGAATTCAACTGTAGTGAATTTGTGCCATAGTAAACCTTTTAGGGGACAGAGAACCCAAATTTTCAAAATGGGGTAAGCTATCGTAGCTAATTAGCTGTGTTACATGTCCCTGTTCTATTTAACCTCCTCTGTTTGAGTTTAAATTGCTCCACAAAAATTATATGGTTTGCAGAAAGTTATGAGAAAGAGGCCAGTTGTACTAACGTCTTCTGACTAACTTTGACCTTATTGTTATGTTAGACCAAGCTAACAGGCTTGTACCTGACCGTTAGTAAGCTTGCCAGCTTGCGTCTCTTTTCAATAAAAGTCTTAACTGAATTAAATGATGTGCAGTCCTCAGAGCAATatgcagcacagaggaggttAAAGAACGACAGAACcgatcacagtgtttgtttacaataacttccTGGTAGAAAACCCATGCGTCACACACTATTTTACATACAATatagttgtctttttttcatgatgttataAGTGTATTCAtctcattcatctaaaatgcatgtttaatTATTTAGTATCTCTCAAAATACTAAACTTTCATTAATGTTAGCTTGAAATGCGTTGCTGTTGGGTAGATATCAAAGCAGCGCAGTTCTTGAAATAAGCACAGCTGAAAGATCAATGTCAAACAAATAGCTTTGAAAGTTAGAGTTAGTTACTAAAAATGATGACAGAAATTTATAAAGTAGTGGGCTGGTTTCACATATCTGCAATGTTAATTGACGGCCAGTTGTCTACACGGAAATGACTCTTCCTGTTAGCGCAACATTAAATTGGTGTATTTTCCCATAGGCTAACTGGAAAAGTGGTTGCAAAACGCTGCtaacaattttattttcaaatttaCAACCTTGCAAAACGACATGTTTCACTATCAGATCAATTCTGTCAATTACGTTTTAGAAtgtctagaagagctgcacaaTAGTTTTATTCCCACTCAAGTAGCAAAGTGCTAAACTGGAAAGTAGCCCTCTGGTGGTGGAAGTTTGAAGTGCACATGCTCTATGGGCCTCGAATGCAGGAGCTACATTGAAGATCTGGGCATATTTATAGGTAGGAACCCAAACTATTTCAATCGGGGGCCCACCCTACTATACCCAGTTTCTCCTTAATACAACCATGAATGTGACTAACTAGTGCTGGCATGTTGCTGGCTGGCTAGCACATTAGCGGTCTGCCGCCAGCTACAGTTGCTCACAGATTAGTCACTACATCATTAAGCTTCTGTGACCAAATATTTTGCCAATATGCGCAGACGTGCCACTTCCTGGTGCGACCAGGCCTTTACCAAGGTATCTCAAATATTGCCACTTGTAGAATTATATAACTTGTTCTCTCTTTAAAGCCcagttttgtctttctttctttctttaaaccAAAGCAAGTACATCGTCTGCATCCACTGCAGTGTGGGAGCAacttaaaaagacacacacagttcatcTTTCCCATATGATTCAACCG
This genomic interval from Acanthopagrus latus isolate v.2019 chromosome 24, fAcaLat1.1, whole genome shotgun sequence contains the following:
- the LOC119015488 gene encoding complement C1q-like protein 2, translated to MVLLALAVAVPLLLLRSPETSGHYYEMMGTCRMVCDPYTPKPGGATAMEVIQNVNGVNPQPPMAQGSRGEPGRPGKPGSRGPPGEPGPPGPRGPPGERGGGKTTYPTTTGATGGDNGESDGANSTANGFRIAFYVGLKNPHEGYEVLKFDDVITNLGNHYDASTGKFTCHVSGIYFFTYHVLMRGGDGTSMWADLCKNGQVRASAIAQDADQNYDYASNSAVLHLDSGDEIYVKLDGGKAHGGNNNKYSTFSGFILYPD